In Miscanthus floridulus cultivar M001 chromosome 5, ASM1932011v1, whole genome shotgun sequence, one genomic interval encodes:
- the LOC136553281 gene encoding casein kinase 1-like protein 3 isoform X2: MDRIVGGKFKLGRKIGCGSFGEIYLATHVDTYEIVAVKIESSKTKHPQLFYEAKIYNTLQGGSGIANVKWCGVDGEENVLVIDLLGPSLEDLFCYCGRKFTLKTVLMLADQMITRIEFMHSKGYLHRDIKPDNFLMGLGRKANQVYIIDFGLAKRYRDSTTNRHIPYRENKSLTGTARYASCNTHLGIEQSRRDDLISLGLPWQGLKAATKTQKYDKICEKKLATPTEILCKSCPVEFSSYFHYCQSLAFDQRPDYAFVKRLFRDLFNSQGYEFDYVFDWTVLKYRQGQKQKQSPGAPIARPIQAHVQKQAGVNGVFHHNEAQEHVETSRPAGQAAQLQGKQATNNDRNPNVRHTMNLAQDMAAGKAQLTTSVALPSSQWKNYSNSRPKGQFDAIHHNQGIVNITSSSSNTLPTFQHNAPAK, from the exons atgGACCGCATCGTCGGCGGCAAGTTCAAGCTCGGCCGGAAGATCGGCTGCGGCTCCTTCGGCGAGATCTACCTCG CCACGCACGTGGACACCTACGAGATCGTCGCCGTGAAGATC GAGAGCAGCAAGACGAAGCATCCCCAGTTGTTCTACGAGGCCAAGATCTACAACACCCTCCAAGGAGGAA GTGGCATTGCTAACGTCAAGTGGTGTGGCGTGGACGGGGAAGAGAATGTTCTCGTCATTGATTTGCTGGGGCCGAGTTTGGAGGACCTGTTTTGTTATTGCGGCAGGAAATTCACGCTGAAGACTGTCCTGATGTTGGCTGACCAGATG ATTACAAGGATAGAGTTTATGCATTCCAAAGGGTACTTACACAGAGACATCAAACCTGACAACTTTCTGATGGGTCTTGGTCGGAAAGCAAATCAG GTATATATAATTGATTTTGGTCTTGCAAAAAGATACCGCGATTCCACTACGAATCGCCATATTCCTTACAG AGAAAATAAGAGCTTGACTGGTACAGCGCGCTATGCAAGTTGCAACACCCACCTTGGAATTG AACAAAGCCGCAGGGATGATTTGATATCTCTAGGC CTCCCTTGGCAGGGACTAAAAGCTGCAACAAAGACACAGAAGTATGACAAGATATGTGAGAAAAAGCTAGCAACCCCTACCGAG ATCTTATGCAAATCCTGTCCGGTCGAGTTTTCATCTTACTTCCATTACTGCCAATCATTGGCATTTGATCAGCGACCTGACTATGCATTTGTGAAGCGACTTTTCCGTGACTTGTTTAACAGCCAAG GTTATGAGTTTGATTATGTATTCGACTGGACAGTTTTGAAATACAGACAAGGCCAAAAACAAAAG CAAAGTCCTGGGGCACCTATTGCTCGACCAATTCAAGCACATGTACAGAAACAAGCAG GTGTAAATGGTGTTTTTCATCATAATGAAGCCCAGGAGCATGTAGAGACAAGTCGTCCAGCAGGGCAAGCTGCACAGTTGCAAGGCAAACAGGCAACCAACAATGATCGGAATCCCAACGTGCGGCACACCATGAACCTT GCACAAGACATGGCTGCTGGAAAAGCGCAGCTGACAACATCTGTGGCTCTTCCTAGTTCCCAGTGGAAAAATTATAGCAATTCAAGACCTAAAGGACAATTTGATGCCATTCACCACAATCAGGGTATTGTAAACATAACTAGTAGCTCATCTAACACGCTTCCTACATTCCAGCACAATGCCCCAGCAAAGTGA
- the LOC136553281 gene encoding casein kinase 1-like protein 3 isoform X1, protein MDRIVGGKFKLGRKIGCGSFGEIYLATHVDTYEIVAVKIESSKTKHPQLFYEAKIYNTLQGGSGIANVKWCGVDGEENVLVIDLLGPSLEDLFCYCGRKFTLKTVLMLADQMITRIEFMHSKGYLHRDIKPDNFLMGLGRKANQVYIIDFGLAKRYRDSTTNRHIPYRENKSLTGTARYASCNTHLGIEQSRRDDLISLGYVFLYFLRGSLPWQGLKAATKTQKYDKICEKKLATPTEILCKSCPVEFSSYFHYCQSLAFDQRPDYAFVKRLFRDLFNSQGYEFDYVFDWTVLKYRQGQKQKQSPGAPIARPIQAHVQKQAGVNGVFHHNEAQEHVETSRPAGQAAQLQGKQATNNDRNPNVRHTMNLAQDMAAGKAQLTTSVALPSSQWKNYSNSRPKGQFDAIHHNQGIVNITSSSSNTLPTFQHNAPAK, encoded by the exons atgGACCGCATCGTCGGCGGCAAGTTCAAGCTCGGCCGGAAGATCGGCTGCGGCTCCTTCGGCGAGATCTACCTCG CCACGCACGTGGACACCTACGAGATCGTCGCCGTGAAGATC GAGAGCAGCAAGACGAAGCATCCCCAGTTGTTCTACGAGGCCAAGATCTACAACACCCTCCAAGGAGGAA GTGGCATTGCTAACGTCAAGTGGTGTGGCGTGGACGGGGAAGAGAATGTTCTCGTCATTGATTTGCTGGGGCCGAGTTTGGAGGACCTGTTTTGTTATTGCGGCAGGAAATTCACGCTGAAGACTGTCCTGATGTTGGCTGACCAGATG ATTACAAGGATAGAGTTTATGCATTCCAAAGGGTACTTACACAGAGACATCAAACCTGACAACTTTCTGATGGGTCTTGGTCGGAAAGCAAATCAG GTATATATAATTGATTTTGGTCTTGCAAAAAGATACCGCGATTCCACTACGAATCGCCATATTCCTTACAG AGAAAATAAGAGCTTGACTGGTACAGCGCGCTATGCAAGTTGCAACACCCACCTTGGAATTG AACAAAGCCGCAGGGATGATTTGATATCTCTAGGCtatgtatttttgtattttctCCGAGGAAG CCTCCCTTGGCAGGGACTAAAAGCTGCAACAAAGACACAGAAGTATGACAAGATATGTGAGAAAAAGCTAGCAACCCCTACCGAG ATCTTATGCAAATCCTGTCCGGTCGAGTTTTCATCTTACTTCCATTACTGCCAATCATTGGCATTTGATCAGCGACCTGACTATGCATTTGTGAAGCGACTTTTCCGTGACTTGTTTAACAGCCAAG GTTATGAGTTTGATTATGTATTCGACTGGACAGTTTTGAAATACAGACAAGGCCAAAAACAAAAG CAAAGTCCTGGGGCACCTATTGCTCGACCAATTCAAGCACATGTACAGAAACAAGCAG GTGTAAATGGTGTTTTTCATCATAATGAAGCCCAGGAGCATGTAGAGACAAGTCGTCCAGCAGGGCAAGCTGCACAGTTGCAAGGCAAACAGGCAACCAACAATGATCGGAATCCCAACGTGCGGCACACCATGAACCTT GCACAAGACATGGCTGCTGGAAAAGCGCAGCTGACAACATCTGTGGCTCTTCCTAGTTCCCAGTGGAAAAATTATAGCAATTCAAGACCTAAAGGACAATTTGATGCCATTCACCACAATCAGGGTATTGTAAACATAACTAGTAGCTCATCTAACACGCTTCCTACATTCCAGCACAATGCCCCAGCAAAGTGA
- the LOC136553281 gene encoding casein kinase 1-like protein 3 isoform X4 translates to MDRIVGGKFKLGRKIGCGSFGEIYLATHVDTYEIVAVKIESSKTKHPQLFYEAKIYNTLQGGSGIANVKWCGVDGEENVLVIDLLGPSLEDLFCYCGRKFTLKTVLMLADQMITRIEFMHSKGYLHRDIKPDNFLMGLGRKANQVYIIDFGLAKRYRDSTTNRHIPYRENKSLTGTARYASCNTHLGIEQSRRDDLISLGYVFLYFLRGSLPWQGLKAATKTQKYDKICEKKLATPTEILCKSCPVEFSSYFHYCQSLAFDQRPDYAFVKRLFRDLFNSQGYEFDYVFDWTVLKYRQGQKQKQSPGAPIARPIQAHVQKQAV, encoded by the exons atgGACCGCATCGTCGGCGGCAAGTTCAAGCTCGGCCGGAAGATCGGCTGCGGCTCCTTCGGCGAGATCTACCTCG CCACGCACGTGGACACCTACGAGATCGTCGCCGTGAAGATC GAGAGCAGCAAGACGAAGCATCCCCAGTTGTTCTACGAGGCCAAGATCTACAACACCCTCCAAGGAGGAA GTGGCATTGCTAACGTCAAGTGGTGTGGCGTGGACGGGGAAGAGAATGTTCTCGTCATTGATTTGCTGGGGCCGAGTTTGGAGGACCTGTTTTGTTATTGCGGCAGGAAATTCACGCTGAAGACTGTCCTGATGTTGGCTGACCAGATG ATTACAAGGATAGAGTTTATGCATTCCAAAGGGTACTTACACAGAGACATCAAACCTGACAACTTTCTGATGGGTCTTGGTCGGAAAGCAAATCAG GTATATATAATTGATTTTGGTCTTGCAAAAAGATACCGCGATTCCACTACGAATCGCCATATTCCTTACAG AGAAAATAAGAGCTTGACTGGTACAGCGCGCTATGCAAGTTGCAACACCCACCTTGGAATTG AACAAAGCCGCAGGGATGATTTGATATCTCTAGGCtatgtatttttgtattttctCCGAGGAAG CCTCCCTTGGCAGGGACTAAAAGCTGCAACAAAGACACAGAAGTATGACAAGATATGTGAGAAAAAGCTAGCAACCCCTACCGAG ATCTTATGCAAATCCTGTCCGGTCGAGTTTTCATCTTACTTCCATTACTGCCAATCATTGGCATTTGATCAGCGACCTGACTATGCATTTGTGAAGCGACTTTTCCGTGACTTGTTTAACAGCCAAG GTTATGAGTTTGATTATGTATTCGACTGGACAGTTTTGAAATACAGACAAGGCCAAAAACAAAAG CAAAGTCCTGGGGCACCTATTGCTCGACCAATTCAAGCACATGTACAGAAACAAGCAG TGTAG
- the LOC136553281 gene encoding casein kinase 1-like protein 4 isoform X3, with protein sequence MDRIVGGKFKLGRKIGCGSFGEIYLATHVDTYEIVAVKIESSKTKHPQLFYEAKIYNTLQGGSGIANVKWCGVDGEENVLVIDLLGPSLEDLFCYCGRKFTLKTVLMLADQMITRIEFMHSKGYLHRDIKPDNFLMGLGRKANQVYIIDFGLAKRYRDSTTNRHIPYRENKSLTGTARYASCNTHLGIEQSRRDDLISLGYVFLYFLRGSLPWQGLKAATKTQKYDKICEKKLATPTEILCKSCPVEFSSYFHYCQSLAFDQRPDYAFVKRLFRDLFNSQGYEFDYVFDWTVLKYRQGQKQKQSPGAPIARPIQAHVQKQAGLIID encoded by the exons atgGACCGCATCGTCGGCGGCAAGTTCAAGCTCGGCCGGAAGATCGGCTGCGGCTCCTTCGGCGAGATCTACCTCG CCACGCACGTGGACACCTACGAGATCGTCGCCGTGAAGATC GAGAGCAGCAAGACGAAGCATCCCCAGTTGTTCTACGAGGCCAAGATCTACAACACCCTCCAAGGAGGAA GTGGCATTGCTAACGTCAAGTGGTGTGGCGTGGACGGGGAAGAGAATGTTCTCGTCATTGATTTGCTGGGGCCGAGTTTGGAGGACCTGTTTTGTTATTGCGGCAGGAAATTCACGCTGAAGACTGTCCTGATGTTGGCTGACCAGATG ATTACAAGGATAGAGTTTATGCATTCCAAAGGGTACTTACACAGAGACATCAAACCTGACAACTTTCTGATGGGTCTTGGTCGGAAAGCAAATCAG GTATATATAATTGATTTTGGTCTTGCAAAAAGATACCGCGATTCCACTACGAATCGCCATATTCCTTACAG AGAAAATAAGAGCTTGACTGGTACAGCGCGCTATGCAAGTTGCAACACCCACCTTGGAATTG AACAAAGCCGCAGGGATGATTTGATATCTCTAGGCtatgtatttttgtattttctCCGAGGAAG CCTCCCTTGGCAGGGACTAAAAGCTGCAACAAAGACACAGAAGTATGACAAGATATGTGAGAAAAAGCTAGCAACCCCTACCGAG ATCTTATGCAAATCCTGTCCGGTCGAGTTTTCATCTTACTTCCATTACTGCCAATCATTGGCATTTGATCAGCGACCTGACTATGCATTTGTGAAGCGACTTTTCCGTGACTTGTTTAACAGCCAAG GTTATGAGTTTGATTATGTATTCGACTGGACAGTTTTGAAATACAGACAAGGCCAAAAACAAAAG CAAAGTCCTGGGGCACCTATTGCTCGACCAATTCAAGCACATGTACAGAAACAAGCAG GACTGATAATCGATTGA